AGGAATATAAGAAAAAAGGCTGGATTGAATTTAGCGAAAGTGCGGTGGATAAATGGGGAAAATGATGTGTTTAATCGCAGACGGCAAGGCGAAAGAGGAACCTGTTTGGCAGGCAACACAGCAGTTGGCGGATAAAACCTTTACAAAATTAGACGAGAAAAAGACCGCTCAACTGTTTGCTTTGTTGGTGGAGTTCTGCATGGTTTGCCGTGAGCAAATTGATAAAATTGGTGTAACGGATAAGGGGGCGTGATGTCCTTAGAAAATATTGAACCGACAATGCTCCGTTCGCTCAAAACTCTTGCTTTACAACATAAAAAGCGCCTGTTTGATACATTCGGCTTGGTAGCGGCGGAAAATTTATTGTTGTTGGTTTATCCTTTGATGGGTAGTTTTGCGGTGGATGCGGTGTTAAACGGGAAACTGCTTTCCGCACTAGCTTATGCCTTAATAGTACTGATTATTTTTGGGGTAGGTTCAGCTCGTCGTGCGGTGGATACTCGTGCCTTCACTCGTATTTACACAGAACTTGCCGTGCCAGTGATTTTGACCCAGCGGGTTAAAGGCGTTGATACTTCAACTAGCACCGCACGCGTGGCTCTATCCCGTGAGTTCGTTAATTTCTTTGAACACCATTTGCCGACCTTGATCACATCTGCGTTTTCGATTATTGGGGCGGTACTGATGTTGCTGTTGATTGAATTTTGGTCGGGCGTCGTGGCGTTACTGATTGTGGTGGAATTTGGCTTTCTGTTACCCAGTTATGTGAAGGTCAATGACCGTCATTATTTCAACTCAATAACTGCCTAGAAAAAGAAGTAGACCGAGTGGAACGTGCTAAAAACAGTGAACTGATTAAACATTATCGCTTGGTGGAACGTTTCCGTATTCTGATTTCCAACCAAGAGGCATTAAGCTTTTTGTGTATTGGCGTCGCGATGTGCCTGCTGTTTGGCGTAACATTGACGGTTTTAACCCTAAAACAAGGTATAACCGCAGGGCATATTTATGCGGTGATTATCTATCTTTGGACTTTCGCTATTAGCCTATCACCAAGATTGATGGAAGAATTGTCGAAGTTGAAGGATATTGGGAAACGGGTAGAGGTAGAATAAGGCAGATGATAAGATTAAACAAACATGATCAATAAGTGTAAAAACGGCATAATCAAATTTAGTGATACTTCTTATAGGGATGAACGCGACAGATGCCAATTTTTTCGTGCTTTCAATGACTTTATGGACAAATATTGTCTGCTTGATGTTTCATAGTAAGTACATTGTGTAAAAATAAAATCTGAAATCTAACCTTTTGCATTTTTATTTTTTACATATTTACATAAAAAATTAGATATTCTTCATTTAACTATTTGATATAAATTTATTTTATAATTTACACTTTATATAAATATAGAAACAACCGTTCTAACAAATAACTAGAATAGAAAAGTAAAATCTCTCTAAAGGTTCAAGAGAAACCTTGTTTATATAGGTTTCTCTTTTAATATTTGTTACATCTACTTAACCAAGTTATTAATGAGATCCTGCAATCTTCATAGCCTTGTAGTAATACTATGATTAATAAGATTTATCCCCATACTTTTTATTTTTTATGTTTTTCTTTAATATAGAAATAATTTTCTTTTTATTATGTTCATTTGATGAAAATGCAATATCTAAGGCTGTTTGCCCAAATTCATCTTTAATGTTAGGATTTGCTCCATAAAATAATAACAATTCAACAATATCTTGATATCCATTAATACAAGCATAATGAATAGCTGTATAACCTAAATCCCCTTGGTCATCAATATTAATTCCATACTCAATAAGAACTTTAATATCATGAATATCTTTTTTTCTTGTTGCTATATGTAACATATTATCGCCATCTATATTTTTTTGATTAATATCTGAAATTTCTTCTAAGAAATCAGGGTGTTTTTGATATTTATTAAAAAGTTCTAATAATTCTTTCCTACCCATATCTATCCCCAAATTACTTACTAACTACATTCTTTTATTTTCATACAAAATGGATATAGTTCATCATAATCAAATTGTTCCCAGTATTTACTCCACCTAATATCTACATATAAACTATTTTTATTTATAAAATCTTTATTTTTTAAAATATCAATTGCATTTTTATTTCCCTTTTCTGCTGATTTTTGTAAAAAGACAGATGCCATACTAAGGTCCCCTTTTTTCAAAAAATGATGATATTGATTATATTCTAAAACTCCTGTATCAAAACTACCTACCCTATATCTCTCATTCCATATTTTAGATTTTATCAAATCCATTTCTATACCATAAGAATTGCTTTGATAAACTTCAGCAATCAACGAAAATGCCTCCTTATTATTTTGTCTAATTAAAGGATAAAATTCATTAAAAGCTTTGATATAATTATGAGATTTAATATTATAAATAAATTTATTGAAAAATATATCATATGTATTCACTTCGTTATTTTTTGATATAACGAACATTCCTAAAGGAAAAATAACAAATAATAGAATTAAAAATTTCTTTAACATACTATATAAATCACAAAATTAATTAACGTTACCATAATAACTTATACTATATAAATATTGCTATAGTCTTAGTAAAACTCTCTAACTCATCACGATTTACAGATACACAATATTGATTATTTCTATATTTTATTAGAAAAACAAACCATGAATATAAATTAAAAATATCTTTCTTACTCATAAAAGAAATTAATTTCAGTAACCCATTATCATAATTTAAATTAAAAAACATATCATCTAAAAAGTTATCAATAACTTCATTAAAATTATATAACCACTCTCTTTGTGCAAGAGGAATAATATAAGCCCAACCATTCCATGAAATATCACTGGATGCTCCCCTAAATTTCGAGAAGTCCAAAGGAATACCTTCTTTTAATGTTAATAAATAATCATACTCATTAATATCTTCTAGCCTTGTTAAAAGCACATACTCGCGCTCATAACGTAAAAATTTTTCTGGAAATGATTTAATACTTAATAGAGTAAACATATCTTATCCCATAACTTTTTGACATTTATTACTCCATT
Above is a window of Volucribacter amazonae DNA encoding:
- a CDS encoding MarR family transcriptional regulator; the protein is MGKMMCLIADGKAKEEPVWQATQQLADKTFTKLDEKKTAQLFALLVEFCMVCREQIDKIGVTDKGA
- a CDS encoding ankyrin repeat domain-containing protein — protein: MGRKELLELFNKYQKHPDFLEEISDINQKNIDGDNMLHIATRKKDIHDIKVLIEYGINIDDQGDLGYTAIHYACINGYQDIVELLLFYGANPNIKDEFGQTALDIAFSSNEHNKKKIISILKKNIKNKKYGDKSY